The DNA window AATAAATACCACTATATCCCAGTCTGCAAGTCAGTACATTTGAATCAACATTTTCAATATAATCCAAAAATAAATCTTTGTCTGATTCTATTAAAACGTAACTATGAGCATCATAAAAATCTATCAAACTAATAATTGTATCTGCCATTTGATAAAAATAACTATCAGGAGGTCTGCCATTTAAAAAACAGTCATCAAAAAAATGTGATTTTACATCTAAGGAAATATAAAATTTCTCAGTACTAAAACCAAATAATTGTAATAGTTTTTGAAGTGTATATACTCTATCTTTCTTGTCATCATAACAAATTTGCAAGGAACTTATTTGATAATCTGTTGATTGGGGAATGCAAATTAATATTGTAGAATCGCATGTATTTCCATTTATAGCACGATCATGATACAACCATGGTGTTCCATCTTTGCTCATCTGAACATCTACTTCCACACCATCAAATGATTTTATCGCATTAGTTATCGATGGAATTGTATTTTCAAGAAATTCTTCATGTATCCAAGATGAACCACTGCCCTTATGTCCAAGAATCTTAACTCTAGGTTTATCGTCAACAGGATCTGGTGGATCATCTGGTCCACAAGCACTAAAAATTGTAATTAAAA is part of the Bacteroidota bacterium genome and encodes:
- a CDS encoding glycerophosphodiester phosphodiesterase, translated to MKYILFILVILITIFSACGPDDPPDPVDDKPRVKILGHKGSGSSWIHEEFLENTIPSITNAIKSFDGVEVDVQMSKDGTPWLYHDRAINGNTCDSTILICIPQSTDYQISSLQICYDDKKDRVYTLQKLLQLFGFSTEKFYISLDVKSHFFDDCFLNGRPPDSYFYQMADTIISLIDFYDAHSYVLIESDKDLFLDYIENVDSNVLTCRLGYSGIYYNLEKVRSHNYDGISMKFTDETLVTEIVDSARKAGVIIQLWTPYSSDDIRKAIKLKPSFIQVDRVFDLEDFDLTYE